Proteins encoded within one genomic window of Felis catus isolate Fca126 chromosome C1, F.catus_Fca126_mat1.0, whole genome shotgun sequence:
- the LOC102901205 gene encoding LOW QUALITY PROTEIN: 60S ribosomal protein L39-like (The sequence of the model RefSeq protein was modified relative to this genomic sequence to represent the inferred CDS: substituted 2 bases at 2 genomic stop codons), with product MSSHKTFGIKRFLARKQKQNHPIPXXVQMKPGNKIRYNSKRRHWRRTKLGL from the coding sequence ATGTCTTCTCACAAGACTTTCGGGATCAAGCGATTTCTGgccaggaaacaaaagcagaatcatCCCATTCCCTAGTGAGTTCAGATGAAGCCTGGTAATAAAATCAGGTACAACTCCAAGAGGCGGCATTGGAGAAGAACCAAGCTGGGTCTGTAA